The following are encoded together in the Tripterygium wilfordii isolate XIE 37 chromosome 3, ASM1340144v1, whole genome shotgun sequence genome:
- the LOC119989580 gene encoding MAP3K epsilon protein kinase 1-like isoform X1: MSRQMTSSPFHQSKRLDNKYILGDEIGKGAYGRVYIGLDLENGDFVAIKQVSLENIAQEDLNVIMQEIDLLKNLNHKNIVKYLGSLKTKTHLHIILEYVENGSLANIIKPNRFGPFPESLVAVYISQVLEGLVYLHEQGVIHRDIKGANILTTKEGLVKLADFGVATKLNEADINTHSVVGTPYWMAPEIIELSGVCAASDIWSVGCTVIELLTCVPPYYDLQPMPALFRIVQDLHPPLPDSLSPDITDFLRQCFKKDARQRPDAKTLLSHPWIQNCRRALQSPLRHSGTLRNIEEDVPLDEETSNGDNRSTGGSPQMEKAEESPLNFETVSNTNLLSTKVTDVIESTKDEVCNGDLTEENTNNLETDLQSDQVPTLAIHKKSSLHDSSISDNEVVASRDRIELQKATHRDDQVEVLMNVEVESSNAGRNKVAVKHGGKGSSIENSGSFGFRTRIEDDSFQKTAKATVTLGGNGLSRFSDTPGDSSLDDLFCLSGKNLGNRAAEASTSAATSNVNQANASVAEADKNDLATKLRATIAQKQMENELGKTNDGGNLLRLMMGVLKDDVIDIDGLVFDEKMPAESLFPLQAVEFSRVVGSLRPEESEDTIVSACHKLITIFNQRPEQKMVFITQHGLLPLMELLEVPKTGVMCSVLQLINKLVKDNTDFQQNACLVGLIPVVMSFAVPDRPREVRMEAANFLQQLCQSSSLTLQMFIACRGIPVLVGFLEADYAKFREMVHLAIDGMWQVFKHQGSTPRNDFCRIAAKNGILLRLINTLYSLNEATRLASISVGGGFAVDGPVQRPHSGQLDSNLPIFDQNETTLSASDQSDVLKIRKGIIDPNGILEPSRTSTSSLQRLDANQTESRHLPMDTDRSQSSNATLETSAAKEVPDPSPLDQTVSLGTKELSAPIFKERDTVDRWKVDPSRAEVDLRLQRVPNSGSRTSIDRPPKLTESASNGFPSRVATQPEQVRPLLSLLEKEPPSRRFSGQLEYVRQLPGMERHETILPLLHASNEKKTNGELDFLMAEFAEVSGHGRENGNFDYASRILHKTVNKKVGPLASGDAAASTPGIASQTASGVLSGSGVLNARPGSATSSGLLSHMVATMNADVAREYLGKVADLLFEFAQADTTVKSYMCSQSLLSRLFQMFNRIEPSILLKILKCINHLSTDPNCLENLQRADAIKYLIPNLELKDGPLISQIHTEVLNALFNLCKINKRRQEQAAENGIIPHLMNFIMSDSPLKHCALPLLCDMAHASRNSREQLRAHGGLDVYLSLLDDELWSVTALDSIAVCLAHDNDNRKVEQALLKKDAVLKLVKFFQCCPEQHFVHILESFLKIITKSSRINTTLAVNGLTPLLISRLDHQDAIARLNLLKLIKAVYEHHPRPKQLIVENDLPLKLQCLIEERRDGQRSGGQVLVKQMATSLLKALHINTVL, translated from the exons GTACGTGGAGAATGGTTCACTTGCAAATATAATAAAACCGAATAGGTTTGGTCCTTTTCCGGAATCATTGGTTGCCGTGTACATATCTCAG GTTTTGGAAGGCTTAGTTTATCTGCATGAACAAGGTGTCATCCATCGGGATATCAAAGGTGCAAACATTCTTACAACCAAAGAG GGTCTCGTAAAACTTGCTGATTTTGGTGTTGCGACAAAATTAAATGAGGCTGATATTAATACTCATTCAGTTGTTGGGACACCATACTGGATGGCACCAGAG ATTATCGAATTGTCTGGGGTTTGTGCTGCTTCTGACATTTGGAGTGTTGGGTGCACAGTGATTGAACTTCTGACGTGTGTGCCTCCTTATTATGATCTTCAACCTATGCCGGCTCTCTTTCGTATTGTTCAG GATTTGCATCCTCCACTACCTGACAGCTTATCTCCAGACATTACAGATTTCTTGCGCCAGTGCTTCAAGAAG GATGCTAGGCAGAGGCCTGATGCAAAAACTCTGCTGTCTCACCCGTGGATACAAAATTGTAGGCGTGCTTTGCAGTCACCTCTTCGGCATAGTGGAACTCTGAG AAACATAGAGGAAGATGTTCCTCTGGATGAAGAAACCTCAAATGGAGATAACCGGAGCACTGGTGGAAGCCCTCAAATGGAGAAAGCTGAAGAATCGCCCTTGAATTTTGAAACT GTTTCAAACACAAACTTATTGTCAACAAAGGTTACTGATGTGATTGAGTCTACTAAGGATGAAGTTTGTAATGGTGATCTTACTGAGGAAAATACCAATAATTTAGAAACTGATCTTCAGTCGGATCAAGTTCCCACCTTGGCTATCCATAAAAAGTCGTCTTTACATGACTCTAGTATATCTGACAATGAAGTGGTGGCTTCTCGTGATCGGATTGAGCTTCAAAAGGCAACACACAGAGATGATCAGGTTGAAGTTCTTATGAATGTTGAGGTGGAATCTTCTAATGCAGGAAGGAATAAGGTTGCTGTAAAGCATGGGGGAAAAGGAAGTTCTATAGAAAATAGCGGATCATTTGGTTTCAGAACAAGAATTGAAGACGATAGCTTTCAAAAG ACGGCGAAGGCAACAGTGACCTTGGGAGGAAATGGTTTGAGTAGATTCAGCGACACTCCTGGAGATTCTTCGCTGGATGACTTGTTTTGTCTGTCGGGTAAGAACCTGGGCAATCGAGCAGCTGAAGCTTCAACTTCTGCAGCAACATCAAATGTGAACCAAGCTAATGCTAGTGTTGCTGAAGCTGACAAAAATGATTTAGCGACAAAGTTGAGGGCTACAATTGCGCAAAAGCAAATGGAGAATGAATTGGGTAAGACAAATGATGGTGGCAATTTGTTGCGGCTAATGATGGGTGTTCTGAAGGATGATGTGATTGATATTGATGGTTTG GTTTTTGATGAAAAAATGCCTGCAGAAAGCCTATTTCCTCTGCAG GCTGTTGAATTCAGCAGGGTGGTTGGTTCACTAAGACCCGAGGAATCAGAGGATACTATCGTGTCTGCATGTCATAAGCTAATTACTATCTTTAACCAGCGCCCTGAACAGAAAATGGTTTTCATTACCCAGCATGGTTTGCTTCCTCTAATGGAATTGCTTGAGGTTCCTAAAACAGGT GTAATGTGTTCTGTGCTTCAACTTATAAATAAGCTCGTAAAAGATAACACTGATTTCCAGCAAAATGCTTGTCTTGTTGGCTTG ATTCCTGTGGTGATGAGCTTTGCGGTACCAGATCGTCCCCGTGAAGTTCGTATGGAGGCAGCTAATTTTCTGCAGCAGCTTTGCCAGTCTAG CTCCTTGACGTTACAGATGTTCATTGCATGCCGTGGGATACCTGTCTTGGTTGGCTTTCTGGAGGCTGATTATGCAAAGTTCAG AGAAATGGTTCACCTTGCTATTGACGGCATGTGGCAAGTCTTTAAGCATCAGGGATCAACTCCGAGAAATGATTTTTGTCGAATAGCTGCAAAGAATGGGATATTGCTTAGGCTTATAAATACTCTTTATAGCTTGAATGAGGCTACTCGATTAGCATCAATATCAGTTGGTGGTGGATTTGCCGTTGATGGTCCTGTACAACGACCACATTCAGGTCAATTGGATTCCAACCTTCCTATTTTCGATCAGAATGAGACAACTCTTTCTGCTTCCGATCAGTCTGATGTTCTTAAAATCAGGAAAGGAATAATTGATCCAAATGGTATACTGGAACCTTCACGGACTTCGACTTCAAGTTTGCAAAGGTTGGATGCCAATCAAACAGAGTCCCGACATCTTCCCATGGACACTGATAGGTCTCAATCTAGCAATGCAACGTTGGAAACTTCAGCTGCCAAAGAAGTTCCAGACCCATCACCTTTGGATCAGACTGTGAGTTTAGGAACTAAGGAACTGTCAGCTCCTATATTTAAAGAGCGGGATACTGTAGATCGTTGGAAAGTTGACCCTTCTCGAGCAGAAGTTGACCTTAGATTGCAGCGAGTCCCTAACTCTGGTAGTAGAACATCTATAGATAGACCACCAAAATTGACAGAAAGTGCATCAAATGGCTTTCCTTCTAGAGTAGCGACTCAACCAGAACAAGTGCGGCCTCTCCTAAGCTTGTTGGAAAAGGAACCCCCTTCTCGACGTTTTTCTGGGCAGCTCGAGTATGTACGCCAGCTACCAGGAATGGAGAGGCATGAAACTATACTCCCTCTACTTCATGCATCTAATGAAAAGAAAACTAATGGTGAATTGGACTTTCTGATGGCAGAATTTGCAG AGGTATCTGGACATGGAAGGGAAAATGGAAATTTTGATTATGCATCCAGAATTTTACACAAAACAGTGAATAAGAAGGTTGGACCACTGGCTTCTGGTGATGCTGCTGCCTCCACACCTGGTATTGCATCACAAACAGCGTCAGGGGTGCTCTCTGGTTCAGGTGTACTGAATGCCAGACCAGGGAGTGCAACATCATCAGGATTACTTTCGCACATGGTAGCAACAATGAATGCAGATGTTGCCAGGGAATACTTGGGAAAAGTAGCTGATCTTCTATTTGAGTTTGCTCAAGCAGATACAACTGTAAAATCGTACATGTGTAGCCAAAGCTTACTTAGCCGACTTTTCCAGATGTTCAATAGAATAGAACCCTCTATTCTGTTAAAG ATACTAAAGTGTATCAATCATTTGTCAACTGATCCAAACTGCTTGGAGAATCTTCAGCGTGCAGATGCTATCAAATATCTTATCCCAAACCTTGAACTCAAAGATGGGCCTCTGATATCCCAAATACATACTGAG GTCCTCAATGCGCTATTTAATCTATGCAAGATTAATAAGAGGAGACAGGAACAAGCAGCTGAAAATGGAATTATACCACACTTGATGAATTTTATTATGTCTGATTCTCCATTGAAACATTGTGCATTGCCTCTACTGTGTGACATGGCTCATGCATCTCGTAATTCAAGAGAGCAATTAAGGGCTCATGGTGGTCTAGATGTGTACTTGAGCCTGCTTGATGATGAGCTTTGGTCTGTAACAGCATTGGATTCAATTGCTGTTTGTTTGGCTCACGACAATGACAACCGCAAAGTGGAACAAGCTTTGCTGAAGAAGGATGCAGTTCTGAAGTTAGTGAAGTTTTTCCAGTGCTGTCCCGAACAACATTTTGTGCATATATTGGAGtcattcctgaaaattattAC GAAATCATCTCGGATAAACACAACTCTAGCTGTTAATGGGTTGACACCATTACTCATCTCGAGGCTAGACCATCAGGACGCCATAGCTCGTCTTAATTTGCTGAAGCTTATTAAG GCTGTTTATGAGCACCATCCTCGACCAAAGCAGTTGATAGTAGAAAACGATTTGCCTCTGAAACTTCAATGTTTAATTGAAGAACGCAGAGATGGGCAACGATCTGGGGGCCAAGTGTTGGTTAAACAAATGGCTACTTCGCTTCTTAAAGCACTTCACATTAATACTGTTCTGTAA
- the LOC119989580 gene encoding MAP3K epsilon protein kinase 1-like isoform X2 produces the protein MPALFRIVQDLHPPLPDSLSPDITDFLRQCFKKDARQRPDAKTLLSHPWIQNCRRALQSPLRHSGTLRNIEEDVPLDEETSNGDNRSTGGSPQMEKAEESPLNFETVSNTNLLSTKVTDVIESTKDEVCNGDLTEENTNNLETDLQSDQVPTLAIHKKSSLHDSSISDNEVVASRDRIELQKATHRDDQVEVLMNVEVESSNAGRNKVAVKHGGKGSSIENSGSFGFRTRIEDDSFQKTAKATVTLGGNGLSRFSDTPGDSSLDDLFCLSGKNLGNRAAEASTSAATSNVNQANASVAEADKNDLATKLRATIAQKQMENELGKTNDGGNLLRLMMGVLKDDVIDIDGLVFDEKMPAESLFPLQAVEFSRVVGSLRPEESEDTIVSACHKLITIFNQRPEQKMVFITQHGLLPLMELLEVPKTGVMCSVLQLINKLVKDNTDFQQNACLVGLIPVVMSFAVPDRPREVRMEAANFLQQLCQSSSLTLQMFIACRGIPVLVGFLEADYAKFREMVHLAIDGMWQVFKHQGSTPRNDFCRIAAKNGILLRLINTLYSLNEATRLASISVGGGFAVDGPVQRPHSGQLDSNLPIFDQNETTLSASDQSDVLKIRKGIIDPNGILEPSRTSTSSLQRLDANQTESRHLPMDTDRSQSSNATLETSAAKEVPDPSPLDQTVSLGTKELSAPIFKERDTVDRWKVDPSRAEVDLRLQRVPNSGSRTSIDRPPKLTESASNGFPSRVATQPEQVRPLLSLLEKEPPSRRFSGQLEYVRQLPGMERHETILPLLHASNEKKTNGELDFLMAEFAEVSGHGRENGNFDYASRILHKTVNKKVGPLASGDAAASTPGIASQTASGVLSGSGVLNARPGSATSSGLLSHMVATMNADVAREYLGKVADLLFEFAQADTTVKSYMCSQSLLSRLFQMFNRIEPSILLKILKCINHLSTDPNCLENLQRADAIKYLIPNLELKDGPLISQIHTEVLNALFNLCKINKRRQEQAAENGIIPHLMNFIMSDSPLKHCALPLLCDMAHASRNSREQLRAHGGLDVYLSLLDDELWSVTALDSIAVCLAHDNDNRKVEQALLKKDAVLKLVKFFQCCPEQHFVHILESFLKIITKSSRINTTLAVNGLTPLLISRLDHQDAIARLNLLKLIKAVYEHHPRPKQLIVENDLPLKLQCLIEERRDGQRSGGQVLVKQMATSLLKALHINTVL, from the exons ATGCCGGCTCTCTTTCGTATTGTTCAG GATTTGCATCCTCCACTACCTGACAGCTTATCTCCAGACATTACAGATTTCTTGCGCCAGTGCTTCAAGAAG GATGCTAGGCAGAGGCCTGATGCAAAAACTCTGCTGTCTCACCCGTGGATACAAAATTGTAGGCGTGCTTTGCAGTCACCTCTTCGGCATAGTGGAACTCTGAG AAACATAGAGGAAGATGTTCCTCTGGATGAAGAAACCTCAAATGGAGATAACCGGAGCACTGGTGGAAGCCCTCAAATGGAGAAAGCTGAAGAATCGCCCTTGAATTTTGAAACT GTTTCAAACACAAACTTATTGTCAACAAAGGTTACTGATGTGATTGAGTCTACTAAGGATGAAGTTTGTAATGGTGATCTTACTGAGGAAAATACCAATAATTTAGAAACTGATCTTCAGTCGGATCAAGTTCCCACCTTGGCTATCCATAAAAAGTCGTCTTTACATGACTCTAGTATATCTGACAATGAAGTGGTGGCTTCTCGTGATCGGATTGAGCTTCAAAAGGCAACACACAGAGATGATCAGGTTGAAGTTCTTATGAATGTTGAGGTGGAATCTTCTAATGCAGGAAGGAATAAGGTTGCTGTAAAGCATGGGGGAAAAGGAAGTTCTATAGAAAATAGCGGATCATTTGGTTTCAGAACAAGAATTGAAGACGATAGCTTTCAAAAG ACGGCGAAGGCAACAGTGACCTTGGGAGGAAATGGTTTGAGTAGATTCAGCGACACTCCTGGAGATTCTTCGCTGGATGACTTGTTTTGTCTGTCGGGTAAGAACCTGGGCAATCGAGCAGCTGAAGCTTCAACTTCTGCAGCAACATCAAATGTGAACCAAGCTAATGCTAGTGTTGCTGAAGCTGACAAAAATGATTTAGCGACAAAGTTGAGGGCTACAATTGCGCAAAAGCAAATGGAGAATGAATTGGGTAAGACAAATGATGGTGGCAATTTGTTGCGGCTAATGATGGGTGTTCTGAAGGATGATGTGATTGATATTGATGGTTTG GTTTTTGATGAAAAAATGCCTGCAGAAAGCCTATTTCCTCTGCAG GCTGTTGAATTCAGCAGGGTGGTTGGTTCACTAAGACCCGAGGAATCAGAGGATACTATCGTGTCTGCATGTCATAAGCTAATTACTATCTTTAACCAGCGCCCTGAACAGAAAATGGTTTTCATTACCCAGCATGGTTTGCTTCCTCTAATGGAATTGCTTGAGGTTCCTAAAACAGGT GTAATGTGTTCTGTGCTTCAACTTATAAATAAGCTCGTAAAAGATAACACTGATTTCCAGCAAAATGCTTGTCTTGTTGGCTTG ATTCCTGTGGTGATGAGCTTTGCGGTACCAGATCGTCCCCGTGAAGTTCGTATGGAGGCAGCTAATTTTCTGCAGCAGCTTTGCCAGTCTAG CTCCTTGACGTTACAGATGTTCATTGCATGCCGTGGGATACCTGTCTTGGTTGGCTTTCTGGAGGCTGATTATGCAAAGTTCAG AGAAATGGTTCACCTTGCTATTGACGGCATGTGGCAAGTCTTTAAGCATCAGGGATCAACTCCGAGAAATGATTTTTGTCGAATAGCTGCAAAGAATGGGATATTGCTTAGGCTTATAAATACTCTTTATAGCTTGAATGAGGCTACTCGATTAGCATCAATATCAGTTGGTGGTGGATTTGCCGTTGATGGTCCTGTACAACGACCACATTCAGGTCAATTGGATTCCAACCTTCCTATTTTCGATCAGAATGAGACAACTCTTTCTGCTTCCGATCAGTCTGATGTTCTTAAAATCAGGAAAGGAATAATTGATCCAAATGGTATACTGGAACCTTCACGGACTTCGACTTCAAGTTTGCAAAGGTTGGATGCCAATCAAACAGAGTCCCGACATCTTCCCATGGACACTGATAGGTCTCAATCTAGCAATGCAACGTTGGAAACTTCAGCTGCCAAAGAAGTTCCAGACCCATCACCTTTGGATCAGACTGTGAGTTTAGGAACTAAGGAACTGTCAGCTCCTATATTTAAAGAGCGGGATACTGTAGATCGTTGGAAAGTTGACCCTTCTCGAGCAGAAGTTGACCTTAGATTGCAGCGAGTCCCTAACTCTGGTAGTAGAACATCTATAGATAGACCACCAAAATTGACAGAAAGTGCATCAAATGGCTTTCCTTCTAGAGTAGCGACTCAACCAGAACAAGTGCGGCCTCTCCTAAGCTTGTTGGAAAAGGAACCCCCTTCTCGACGTTTTTCTGGGCAGCTCGAGTATGTACGCCAGCTACCAGGAATGGAGAGGCATGAAACTATACTCCCTCTACTTCATGCATCTAATGAAAAGAAAACTAATGGTGAATTGGACTTTCTGATGGCAGAATTTGCAG AGGTATCTGGACATGGAAGGGAAAATGGAAATTTTGATTATGCATCCAGAATTTTACACAAAACAGTGAATAAGAAGGTTGGACCACTGGCTTCTGGTGATGCTGCTGCCTCCACACCTGGTATTGCATCACAAACAGCGTCAGGGGTGCTCTCTGGTTCAGGTGTACTGAATGCCAGACCAGGGAGTGCAACATCATCAGGATTACTTTCGCACATGGTAGCAACAATGAATGCAGATGTTGCCAGGGAATACTTGGGAAAAGTAGCTGATCTTCTATTTGAGTTTGCTCAAGCAGATACAACTGTAAAATCGTACATGTGTAGCCAAAGCTTACTTAGCCGACTTTTCCAGATGTTCAATAGAATAGAACCCTCTATTCTGTTAAAG ATACTAAAGTGTATCAATCATTTGTCAACTGATCCAAACTGCTTGGAGAATCTTCAGCGTGCAGATGCTATCAAATATCTTATCCCAAACCTTGAACTCAAAGATGGGCCTCTGATATCCCAAATACATACTGAG GTCCTCAATGCGCTATTTAATCTATGCAAGATTAATAAGAGGAGACAGGAACAAGCAGCTGAAAATGGAATTATACCACACTTGATGAATTTTATTATGTCTGATTCTCCATTGAAACATTGTGCATTGCCTCTACTGTGTGACATGGCTCATGCATCTCGTAATTCAAGAGAGCAATTAAGGGCTCATGGTGGTCTAGATGTGTACTTGAGCCTGCTTGATGATGAGCTTTGGTCTGTAACAGCATTGGATTCAATTGCTGTTTGTTTGGCTCACGACAATGACAACCGCAAAGTGGAACAAGCTTTGCTGAAGAAGGATGCAGTTCTGAAGTTAGTGAAGTTTTTCCAGTGCTGTCCCGAACAACATTTTGTGCATATATTGGAGtcattcctgaaaattattAC GAAATCATCTCGGATAAACACAACTCTAGCTGTTAATGGGTTGACACCATTACTCATCTCGAGGCTAGACCATCAGGACGCCATAGCTCGTCTTAATTTGCTGAAGCTTATTAAG GCTGTTTATGAGCACCATCCTCGACCAAAGCAGTTGATAGTAGAAAACGATTTGCCTCTGAAACTTCAATGTTTAATTGAAGAACGCAGAGATGGGCAACGATCTGGGGGCCAAGTGTTGGTTAAACAAATGGCTACTTCGCTTCTTAAAGCACTTCACATTAATACTGTTCTGTAA